The proteins below come from a single Prochlorococcus marinus str. MIT 9215 genomic window:
- the fabZ gene encoding 3-hydroxyacyl-ACP dehydratase FabZ encodes MEKKLSSENNQLSSEQILGLLPHRYPFALVDKVIEHIPGERAVAIKNVTINEPQFQGHFPERPLMPGVLIVESMAQVGGIIVTQMPDLPKGLFVFAGINNVKFRKPVLPGDQLIISCELLSIKRQRFGKVKGEAHVDGKLVCAGELMFSLVN; translated from the coding sequence TTGGAAAAGAAATTATCCAGTGAAAATAATCAACTTTCCTCTGAGCAAATATTAGGTTTGTTACCTCATAGATATCCGTTTGCTCTTGTGGACAAAGTCATAGAGCATATTCCTGGAGAGAGAGCTGTTGCAATAAAAAATGTAACTATTAATGAGCCTCAATTTCAGGGGCATTTTCCTGAGAGACCTTTGATGCCTGGGGTTCTTATTGTTGAATCAATGGCTCAAGTTGGTGGAATAATTGTAACGCAAATGCCCGACCTCCCTAAAGGACTTTTCGTCTTCGCCGGGATCAACAATGTCAAATTTAGAAAACCAGTTCTGCCTGGAGATCAATTGATAATTTCTTGTGAGTTATTGTCTATTAAAAGACAAAGATTTGGCAAGGTTAAAGGGGAGGCTCATGTTGATGGGAAGTTAGTTTGTGCTGGTGAATTAATGTTTTCATTAGTTAATTAG
- the purD gene encoding phosphoribosylamine--glycine ligase — protein sequence MGIHSPSTRSSFNLENILIIGNGGRENSLAWAIQKNELVKKVYLIPGNAGTERINKCERIRIDINNKNELLEKLYFLKIDLVVIGPEIPLANGLADFLRKKDFKVFGPNKDGAKLEFSKSWAKEFMQEANIPTANFWKVNSLKEAKKIIHSSSIPLVVKADGLASGKGVFIPNTKDECLKAAESIFNGRFGNSGSIVVLEEKIQGPEVSVFALCDGERYTLLPTAQDHKRLNERDKGPNTGGMGAYSPAPLLTKDCLDRIIKEIIEPTINELKKRNIDYRGVIYFGLMITKSGPKVIEYNCRFGDPECQTIMPLMDQNFVFLLEKCSMGNLTGNEKINPSDKVSGCVIATSRGYPHEYKSGYQIKIGKIDHNDCQIFDSGTSLSENGKLLTDGGRVLSIVCQDKDFDMVFEKAYKNLKEIHFEGIYFRNDIGHQVRKNFSREN from the coding sequence ATGGGAATTCATTCACCAAGTACTAGAAGCTCTTTTAATTTAGAAAATATCTTGATAATTGGAAATGGCGGGAGAGAAAACTCTTTAGCTTGGGCTATTCAAAAAAATGAATTAGTTAAAAAAGTTTATTTAATACCTGGTAACGCTGGTACAGAAAGAATAAATAAATGTGAAAGAATAAGAATTGATATAAATAATAAAAATGAACTATTAGAAAAACTTTATTTTCTTAAAATAGATTTAGTTGTAATCGGGCCAGAAATACCTTTAGCAAATGGATTAGCTGATTTTCTTCGAAAAAAAGATTTTAAAGTATTTGGTCCTAATAAAGATGGTGCAAAATTAGAATTTAGCAAATCTTGGGCGAAGGAATTTATGCAAGAAGCTAATATTCCAACTGCAAACTTCTGGAAAGTCAATTCTCTGAAAGAAGCAAAAAAAATTATCCATTCTTCATCAATTCCATTAGTAGTAAAAGCTGATGGTCTAGCCTCAGGCAAAGGTGTTTTTATTCCTAATACAAAAGATGAATGCTTAAAAGCAGCAGAGTCAATTTTTAATGGTAGATTTGGCAACTCTGGCAGTATAGTTGTTCTAGAAGAAAAAATTCAAGGGCCAGAAGTTTCAGTTTTTGCTTTATGCGATGGAGAGCGATATACATTACTTCCAACAGCCCAAGATCACAAAAGACTTAACGAGAGAGATAAAGGGCCAAATACTGGAGGTATGGGAGCTTATTCTCCTGCTCCATTATTAACAAAAGATTGCCTTGATAGAATTATCAAAGAAATAATTGAACCTACAATAAATGAATTGAAGAAAAGAAATATTGACTATAGAGGCGTAATTTATTTTGGGTTAATGATCACAAAATCCGGGCCTAAAGTTATAGAATATAATTGCAGGTTTGGCGATCCAGAATGCCAAACAATTATGCCCTTGATGGATCAAAACTTTGTATTTCTTTTAGAAAAATGCTCGATGGGAAATTTAACTGGTAATGAAAAAATTAACCCTTCTGATAAAGTTAGCGGTTGTGTAATAGCGACTTCCAGAGGTTATCCCCACGAATATAAATCTGGCTATCAAATAAAAATAGGTAAGATTGATCATAATGATTGTCAAATCTTCGATTCAGGTACTTCCTTAAGTGAAAATGGCAAATTATTAACTGATGGAGGAAGAGTCTTAAGTATTGTCTGTCAAGATAAAGATTTCGATATGGTTTTTGAAAAAGCATACAAAAATTTAAAAGAAATTCATTTTGAGGGTATTTACTTTAGAAATGACATAGGTCATCAAGTAAGAAAAAATTTTTCAAGGGAGAATTGA
- a CDS encoding BamA/TamA family outer membrane protein, which translates to MQKHFLKFGKIFTNFACYPLILISNNSELAAKYLPNDVDPSKTFLEIPNVDFGLFQRIDIKKEKKFLLADKNNGIDQESVLISEIIIEGWENHPEGRKLELAAYDSMSIKPGSIVDNQILSQDLNSIYASGWFSGVKIKSQEGPLGVRLIVNVVPNPILKKVEIKPISSLISNEYVDDIFNNYYGTTLNLNELQNKIEIIKKRYEKKGYSLARINGPDRISENGLVTLKVSEGIISDVKIRFPDSDGEFVIDGKPRKGKTKEWVIKRELKTQTGSIFNRKILEADIGRLYATSLFDDVKVSLGPDNLNPGQVIIFLDLSEQRTGSLTGGLGYSNSSGIFASIGLQETNALGRAWSTNLNLNFGEYSTTYNFSLFDPWIKGDKHKTSFRTNIFLSRDYPQEFKSENNGRIYAVDDTSTSTSDTFSSIVLEKTGGGFSFSRPLNGGDPFKVANWRILAGMNFKKVKMMDGDGNKKPYGDRTPTTGNINDIICIGFTPNDGSCPDENTLVSVIASTSRGNLNNSINPTSGNKFGFGTEQFISTGKNSPTFNRMKASYSFFIPTKLLNLTKACKSIDAKSEDCPQAIGFQIKGGTIIGELPPYEAFCMGGTSSVRGWGSCDLSVSRSFIEGTAEYRFPVWKMISGALFVDAGSDLGSQKEVPGKPGKLLQKSGSGFSLGGGVGVKTPVGPLRLDVASKDLSGDWRYTLGVGWKF; encoded by the coding sequence ATGCAAAAACATTTTTTAAAATTTGGAAAGATTTTCACTAATTTTGCCTGCTACCCTTTGATTTTGATATCAAATAATTCAGAACTGGCTGCGAAGTATTTGCCAAATGATGTTGATCCATCAAAAACATTCTTAGAAATTCCAAATGTTGATTTTGGTTTATTTCAAAGGATTGATATTAAAAAAGAAAAGAAATTTCTTCTCGCAGATAAAAATAATGGTATTGATCAAGAAAGTGTTCTTATTTCAGAAATAATTATCGAAGGTTGGGAAAATCATCCTGAGGGTAGAAAACTTGAATTGGCTGCATATGATTCTATGAGCATAAAGCCTGGAAGTATTGTTGATAATCAAATTTTAAGTCAAGACCTTAATTCAATATATGCTAGTGGTTGGTTTTCAGGAGTTAAAATAAAGTCTCAAGAAGGGCCACTAGGCGTGAGACTAATAGTAAATGTAGTGCCTAATCCAATTTTAAAGAAAGTTGAAATTAAACCAATAAGCTCTTTAATCTCCAATGAATACGTAGATGATATTTTTAATAATTATTATGGGACAACTCTTAATTTAAATGAACTTCAAAATAAAATAGAAATAATAAAAAAACGATATGAAAAAAAGGGTTATTCTTTAGCTAGAATTAATGGCCCCGATAGAATCTCTGAGAACGGACTAGTAACATTAAAAGTTTCTGAGGGAATTATTTCTGACGTAAAAATAAGATTCCCAGATTCTGATGGTGAATTTGTAATCGATGGAAAACCTAGGAAAGGGAAAACGAAAGAATGGGTAATTAAGAGAGAATTAAAAACACAAACTGGTTCAATATTTAATCGGAAAATTTTAGAAGCCGATATCGGTAGACTTTATGCCACATCATTATTTGATGATGTAAAGGTATCTCTTGGTCCTGACAATTTAAATCCTGGTCAAGTCATTATTTTTCTAGACTTGAGTGAGCAAAGAACAGGATCATTAACAGGTGGACTTGGTTATAGCAATAGTTCAGGTATCTTCGCTTCAATTGGTTTGCAGGAAACAAATGCACTAGGAAGAGCATGGTCTACAAATTTAAATCTAAATTTCGGAGAATATTCAACTACCTATAATTTTTCATTATTTGATCCATGGATTAAAGGCGATAAACATAAAACATCTTTTAGAACAAATATTTTTCTAAGTAGAGATTATCCACAAGAATTTAAAAGCGAAAATAATGGCCGCATATACGCAGTAGATGATACTAGTACTTCAACCTCTGATACTTTTTCATCAATAGTTTTAGAAAAAACAGGAGGTGGATTTTCTTTCTCAAGGCCATTAAATGGTGGAGATCCGTTTAAAGTCGCTAATTGGAGAATTCTTGCAGGAATGAATTTTAAGAAAGTAAAAATGATGGATGGTGATGGTAATAAAAAACCATATGGTGATAGGACTCCAACAACAGGAAATATAAATGATATTATTTGTATTGGATTTACTCCAAATGATGGTTCATGCCCCGATGAAAATACATTAGTGAGTGTTATCGCTAGTACTTCTAGAGGTAATTTGAACAATTCCATCAATCCAACTTCAGGAAATAAATTTGGCTTTGGTACCGAACAATTTATTTCAACGGGCAAAAACTCTCCAACTTTTAATAGAATGAAAGCCTCATATTCATTCTTTATACCAACAAAATTATTAAATTTGACCAAGGCATGTAAGTCTATAGATGCTAAAAGTGAAGACTGTCCTCAAGCTATTGGATTTCAAATTAAAGGAGGAACTATCATTGGGGAATTGCCTCCTTACGAAGCATTTTGTATGGGAGGAACATCATCTGTTAGAGGTTGGGGCTCTTGTGATTTGTCTGTAAGTAGAAGTTTTATTGAGGGCACAGCAGAATATAGATTCCCTGTTTGGAAAATGATATCGGGAGCTTTATTCGTCGATGCAGGAAGTGATCTTGGCTCTCAAAAAGAAGTTCCAGGAAAACCTGGTAAATTATTGCAGAAATCAGGTTCTGGGTTTTCTCTCGGAGGGGGAGTTGGTGTTAAAACACCAGTAGGTCCATTAAGATTAGATGTCGCTAGCAAGGACTTGAGTGGAGATTGGAGATATACACTTGGAGTTGGATGGAAGTTTTAA
- a CDS encoding leucyl aminopeptidase: MQFSTFQKNLDDWQGSSLIFGVLEEEIASQLENIKFVIDPKLLLKKVTQKKFKGEKGEILSFEFLDQNLETLFIVGLGKLKDLNKSDIENSIGNLVRKTVDKNEKMSILLPWEFINSQLEINQLAESVRLSAYKDNRFNKKKDEKKVLKEIEFLNLKKFENISFEETAQICEGVELARRLVAAPPNSLTPQEMSIQASQIAKDHGLGVKILEAKDCEDLGMGAYLAVAKGSDLDPKFIHLTLKSEGPIKEKIALVGKGLTFDSGGYNLKVGASQIEMMKYDMGGSAAVLGAAKALGAIKPKGLEIHFIVASCENMINGSAVHPGDVVKASNGKTIEINNTDAEGRLTLADALTYASNLKPDSIIDLATLTGAIVVALGNDVAGFWSNNDNLANDLKAASAQSGEELWQMPLQKSYKEGLKSHIADMKNTGPRAGGSITAALFLEEFFDKEIKWAHIDIAGTCWTDKNKGINPSGATGFGVKTLVQWIKNK, encoded by the coding sequence ATGCAATTTTCCACATTCCAAAAAAATCTAGATGACTGGCAAGGTTCTTCATTAATTTTTGGAGTTTTAGAGGAAGAAATTGCAAGCCAACTTGAAAACATAAAATTTGTTATTGACCCAAAATTATTACTAAAAAAAGTTACTCAAAAAAAATTTAAAGGAGAAAAAGGGGAAATTTTAAGTTTTGAATTTTTAGATCAAAATTTAGAAACTTTATTCATAGTTGGTCTTGGCAAATTAAAAGACCTAAATAAAAGTGATATAGAAAACTCTATAGGAAATCTTGTTAGGAAAACTGTTGATAAAAATGAAAAAATGAGCATCTTGCTACCTTGGGAATTTATAAATTCACAACTAGAAATAAATCAATTAGCAGAGTCAGTCAGATTATCTGCTTATAAGGACAATAGATTCAATAAGAAAAAAGATGAAAAAAAAGTTCTTAAAGAAATAGAGTTTTTGAATTTGAAAAAATTTGAGAATATTAGCTTTGAAGAGACCGCACAAATATGTGAAGGTGTAGAACTAGCAAGAAGACTTGTAGCCGCCCCTCCAAATAGCCTTACTCCTCAGGAAATGTCTATACAAGCTTCTCAAATAGCTAAAGATCATGGTTTGGGAGTAAAAATTTTAGAGGCAAAAGATTGTGAAGATTTAGGAATGGGTGCATATTTAGCTGTAGCAAAAGGATCTGATCTAGATCCTAAATTTATACATCTTACTTTAAAATCAGAGGGGCCTATAAAAGAAAAGATTGCGCTTGTTGGGAAGGGTTTAACCTTTGATTCTGGAGGATACAATCTGAAAGTGGGAGCATCTCAAATTGAAATGATGAAATATGATATGGGCGGAAGCGCTGCAGTTTTAGGAGCAGCAAAAGCACTTGGGGCAATAAAACCAAAGGGATTAGAAATTCATTTTATTGTGGCATCTTGCGAAAACATGATAAATGGATCTGCAGTACATCCAGGGGATGTAGTTAAAGCATCTAACGGTAAGACAATTGAAATAAATAACACTGATGCAGAGGGTAGACTCACATTAGCTGATGCTTTAACTTACGCATCAAATTTAAAACCGGATTCAATAATAGATCTCGCCACTTTAACAGGAGCTATTGTTGTTGCATTAGGGAATGATGTGGCTGGATTCTGGAGTAATAATGATAATCTAGCAAATGACCTAAAAGCTGCATCAGCACAGTCTGGAGAAGAATTATGGCAAATGCCTTTACAAAAATCTTATAAAGAGGGATTAAAGTCTCATATAGCTGACATGAAAAATACAGGTCCTAGAGCAGGTGGTTCAATAACTGCTGCTTTGTTTTTAGAAGAATTCTTTGATAAAGAGATTAAATGGGCTCATATTGATATTGCTGGGACTTGTTGGACTGATAAGAATAAGGGAATAAACCCATCAGGTGCAACCGGTTTTGGAGTTAAAACTCTTGTTCAATGGATTAAAAATAAATAA
- the msrA gene encoding peptide-methionine (S)-S-oxide reductase MsrA, with the protein MKYLLPLVIALSIFINPVNAFAEELILAGGCFWCLEHDLESLKGINFVQSGYSGGDLQNPTYENHEGHQEVVLVDYDSQLVTLPKILRLYFRNIDPLDAEGQFCDRGDSYRPVIFFKDKTEESDAKNAILSASNELRVPLEKISVELKSKGKFWLAEDYHQDFAERNELKYKFYRFSCGRDQRLDKLWGDNARSINLWTE; encoded by the coding sequence ATGAAATATTTATTACCTCTAGTAATTGCTCTTTCAATATTTATTAATCCTGTAAACGCTTTTGCAGAGGAACTGATTCTTGCAGGAGGTTGTTTTTGGTGTTTAGAACATGATTTAGAGTCATTAAAGGGGATAAATTTTGTACAAAGTGGCTATTCAGGTGGAGACTTGCAAAATCCTACTTATGAAAATCATGAAGGACATCAGGAAGTGGTTTTGGTGGACTATGATTCCCAATTGGTAACCTTACCTAAGATACTTAGGCTCTATTTCAGAAATATTGATCCTTTGGACGCCGAAGGTCAATTCTGCGATCGTGGAGATTCTTACAGGCCAGTGATCTTTTTCAAAGATAAAACTGAGGAAAGTGATGCAAAAAATGCAATTCTTTCTGCCTCTAATGAATTGCGAGTGCCATTAGAAAAAATATCTGTAGAACTAAAATCAAAAGGTAAATTTTGGTTAGCTGAAGATTATCATCAGGATTTTGCTGAGAGAAATGAATTAAAATATAAGTTTTATAGATTCTCATGTGGGAGAGATCAGAGATTGGATAAATTATGGGGGGATAACGCTAGATCAATAAATCTTTGGACTGAATGA
- the lpxA gene encoding acyl-ACP--UDP-N-acetylglucosamine O-acyltransferase: MDYKNTELNSSFSGVKVHPNAFVDPSAEIHDGVIISQGAIVGPNVTIGKGTEIGPNAVISGRTQIGLNNKVFPSVFIGLDPQDLKYKGAPTEVIIGDNNTFRECVTINKATDEGEKTIIGNNNLLMAYTHIGHNCELGNRIVLSNSVQVAGHVKIEDKAIIGGCLGIHQFVHIGYLAMIGGMTRVDRDVPPFCLAEGHPGRLRGLNRIGIKRSGLMENKDFDLKILQSTWNLLFKSNDAISNSLEKVMTGELDLSSSKLCSFLKASISKERRGPMPVVN, translated from the coding sequence ATGGATTATAAAAATACTGAATTAAACTCAAGCTTTAGTGGTGTAAAAGTGCATCCAAATGCTTTTGTTGATCCGAGTGCAGAAATACATGATGGGGTTATTATCTCTCAAGGAGCCATCGTTGGTCCTAATGTGACTATTGGGAAAGGAACCGAAATAGGACCGAACGCTGTTATTTCAGGAAGAACTCAAATTGGTTTAAACAATAAAGTCTTCCCAAGTGTTTTTATAGGTCTTGATCCCCAAGACCTCAAATATAAAGGGGCCCCTACTGAAGTTATTATTGGAGATAATAATACTTTCAGAGAATGTGTAACTATTAATAAAGCAACTGATGAAGGAGAAAAAACTATTATTGGTAATAATAATTTGTTGATGGCTTACACTCACATAGGCCATAATTGCGAACTTGGTAATAGGATAGTTTTATCAAATAGTGTTCAAGTTGCAGGCCATGTAAAGATTGAAGATAAAGCTATTATTGGCGGTTGTTTAGGTATTCATCAATTTGTACATATTGGATATTTAGCGATGATTGGAGGAATGACTAGAGTAGATAGAGATGTGCCACCTTTTTGTTTAGCCGAAGGCCATCCAGGAAGATTGAGAGGTTTGAATAGGATTGGAATTAAGAGAAGTGGCTTAATGGAAAACAAAGATTTTGATTTAAAAATACTTCAAAGCACTTGGAATTTGCTTTTTAAATCAAATGATGCGATTTCAAATTCATTAGAAAAAGTAATGACAGGAGAATTAGATCTTTCATCTTCAAAATTATGTAGTTTTTTAAAAGCGTCAATATCTAAAGAAAGACGAGGACCAATGCCTGTAGTGAATTAA
- the purC gene encoding phosphoribosylaminoimidazolesuccinocarboxamide synthase — translation MNNKYELIYEGKAKKVFTHHDIDKVKIEFKDDATAFNALKKEKFEGKGKLNCLISSRIFEILISKNIPTHFIELENENTMIAKKIKVIPLEIVLRNTAYGSLCKQTTIKPGTYLSKPLIDIYLKNDELNDPLITKDRIELLNILSSDDLELIINLTLKINVILKSFFKNIQLHLVDFKLEFGYDNSNNIILGDEISPDNCRLWDLKQNNDTIVSLDKDRFRNDLGGLIEAYSEIHRRINDFL, via the coding sequence ATGAATAATAAATATGAGTTGATTTATGAAGGCAAAGCAAAAAAAGTTTTTACTCATCATGATATAGATAAAGTAAAAATTGAATTTAAAGATGATGCTACAGCTTTTAATGCGTTGAAAAAAGAAAAATTTGAAGGCAAAGGCAAACTTAATTGCTTAATTAGTTCAAGAATTTTTGAGATTCTCATTAGTAAGAATATTCCTACTCATTTTATTGAACTTGAAAATGAAAATACAATGATTGCAAAAAAAATAAAAGTCATTCCATTAGAAATTGTTCTAAGAAATACTGCATATGGTTCTTTGTGTAAGCAAACGACTATTAAACCTGGAACATACCTGTCAAAACCATTAATTGATATCTATCTTAAAAATGATGAACTTAATGATCCCCTGATTACAAAAGATAGAATCGAATTATTGAACATATTAAGCTCTGATGATTTGGAATTAATAATAAATTTAACTTTAAAAATTAATGTAATCCTGAAAAGTTTTTTTAAAAATATTCAACTCCACCTTGTAGATTTTAAATTGGAATTTGGCTATGACAATAGTAATAATATTATTCTCGGAGATGAAATAAGTCCTGATAATTGTAGATTGTGGGATCTAAAGCAGAATAATGATACAATTGTAAGCCTAGATAAAGACAGATTTAGGAATGATTTAGGTGGTCTAATTGAAGCTTATAGTGAAATTCATCGAAGAATAAATGATTTTCTTTAA
- the lpxC gene encoding UDP-3-O-acyl-N-acetylglucosamine deacetylase, which translates to MFSWPANYDSCYTLAGVVSREGIGLHSGEKTRVTISSYEKEGYYVSFQDKPNEIFKLTQDLIGSTMLCTAVKLGGRNLYTIEHLLSSMAGCGLSYIHIEVDGKEIPLLDGSAIQWVRDFEKVGIKKAPRPDNFFQEINKSIILNKEDSVIAAIPAEKTTIISTISFAYKAIGNQTFVINLNPKSFVEMIAPARTFGFKDQFQELSELGLIKGGSLENALVCDGDKWVNPPLRFDNEPIRHKILDLIGDLALVGLPKAQILVYKGSHSLNALLASSLKN; encoded by the coding sequence GTGTTTTCTTGGCCTGCTAATTATGATTCTTGCTATACCTTGGCTGGTGTTGTCTCCAGAGAAGGTATAGGCCTACACAGTGGTGAAAAAACTAGAGTTACAATTTCTTCCTATGAGAAAGAAGGATATTATGTATCTTTTCAGGATAAACCTAACGAGATTTTTAAGTTAACTCAGGATTTGATTGGAAGTACGATGCTTTGTACCGCGGTTAAGTTAGGGGGGAGAAATTTGTATACAATCGAACATTTATTATCTTCAATGGCAGGGTGTGGGTTGAGTTATATACATATTGAGGTTGATGGGAAAGAGATTCCTCTTCTAGATGGATCGGCAATCCAATGGGTTAGAGATTTTGAAAAAGTAGGTATAAAAAAAGCACCTAGACCAGATAATTTCTTTCAAGAGATTAATAAATCAATAATTCTAAATAAGGAAGACTCAGTTATAGCAGCAATTCCTGCCGAAAAAACTACAATTATATCTACTATAAGTTTTGCCTATAAAGCAATCGGAAATCAAACTTTTGTGATTAATTTAAATCCAAAAAGTTTTGTTGAAATGATTGCTCCTGCTAGAACATTTGGTTTTAAAGATCAATTTCAAGAGTTAAGTGAACTTGGATTAATAAAAGGCGGAAGTTTGGAAAATGCACTCGTTTGCGACGGTGATAAATGGGTCAATCCACCATTAAGATTTGATAATGAACCAATAAGACATAAAATTTTAGACCTCATTGGGGACTTGGCTTTGGTAGGGTTACCTAAGGCTCAAATTTTAGTTTATAAAGGATCACATTCTTTAAATGCTTTATTGGCCTCATCGCTAAAAAATTAA
- the lpxB gene encoding lipid-A-disaccharide synthase encodes MNKKIFISTGEVSGDLHGSLLSKALLDEAKKKSIDLEICGLGGERMKKEGVKILQDTTSISAIGIWEALPLILPTIRIQKRFYKLLKNYPPDCLILIDYMGPNIKIGTKLKRSKTKIPIYYYIAPQEWAWRVGNNTTTNLIKFSDKIFAIFKKEAAFYKKRGGNVLWVGHPMIDLTRKLPLKKNARTILNLRSSQNILLLMPASRPQELRYVLPTFMRAAKQLQQKYPSLVVYIPSCRRAFDEIFKKALSKYQVKGIVISQKDSAKLKPYIYSLTKIAFCKSGTVNMELALYGIPQIVGYRVSRITAFIAKKILNFKVRFISPVNLLVNKLIIPEFVQKNFDEKKIFHKSCRILEGKSEKIKIKKGYAFLKKELGEEGVVQRAAKDIINSII; translated from the coding sequence ATGAATAAAAAGATATTTATAAGTACTGGAGAAGTATCTGGAGACTTGCACGGAAGTTTGTTATCTAAAGCATTATTAGATGAAGCTAAAAAAAAATCTATAGATCTAGAAATTTGTGGATTAGGCGGAGAGAGGATGAAGAAAGAAGGTGTAAAAATTCTTCAAGATACTACATCAATAAGTGCAATAGGAATTTGGGAGGCTTTACCTCTTATTCTTCCAACAATAAGAATTCAAAAAAGGTTCTATAAATTACTAAAAAATTATCCTCCAGATTGCTTGATTTTGATTGACTATATGGGGCCCAATATAAAAATTGGTACTAAATTAAAAAGATCCAAGACAAAAATTCCAATTTATTACTATATTGCTCCTCAAGAGTGGGCTTGGAGGGTTGGCAATAATACTACAACAAATCTAATAAAATTTTCTGATAAAATATTCGCGATTTTCAAAAAAGAAGCAGCATTTTATAAAAAGAGGGGTGGAAATGTTTTGTGGGTTGGACATCCAATGATTGATTTGACAAGAAAACTTCCTCTAAAGAAAAATGCCAGAACTATTCTGAACCTTCGCTCTTCTCAAAATATTCTCCTTTTGATGCCCGCTTCAAGACCTCAAGAATTACGATATGTATTGCCTACTTTTATGAGAGCGGCTAAACAATTACAACAAAAATATCCAAGTTTAGTTGTCTATATTCCCTCCTGTCGAAGGGCTTTTGATGAAATATTCAAAAAAGCCTTGAGCAAATATCAAGTTAAGGGAATTGTGATTTCTCAAAAAGATAGTGCAAAATTAAAACCTTATATTTATTCGCTTACTAAAATTGCTTTTTGTAAATCTGGAACCGTTAACATGGAATTAGCTTTATATGGAATCCCGCAGATTGTTGGTTATAGAGTAAGTAGGATTACTGCTTTTATTGCTAAAAAAATTCTCAATTTCAAAGTAAGATTTATTTCTCCTGTAAATTTGTTAGTTAATAAATTAATAATCCCTGAGTTTGTACAGAAAAATTTTGACGAAAAGAAAATCTTCCATAAATCTTGCAGGATACTTGAAGGTAAGTCAGAAAAAATAAAAATAAAAAAAGGTTATGCCTTTTTAAAAAAAGAATTAGGAGAGGAGGGAGTAGTCCAGAGAGCTGCTAAAGATATTATTAATTCCATTATTTAA